CTTTTTAGGAGTTAGTATTTTCTTAAGGGATGTGTCAAAGTAAAAaaatcacttattgtggaccggataGAGTATTATATAGAGATGTGACAAGTTTAAAATGGTTATTTattcacgcccaactatgcctgaTAAAAGACAGAGCGtccgttgcaaatataatccggtttacaagtccaaaatcgaatcctcagggaactaccctatctattacaactcttagtGATGCTAGTACAAGCTCAAACAATTTCCGGATGcaagatttttatcaataaatattGGGGTTTGTTTAACTAATGTAAAATGATATTAAAACTAATAATATTCCAAattaaagataattcaatggtaaaaagataTAGGGGATTGATTTTCCCAATTGCTAGATTAATTCTTAACTCTTTTgctataatctcgccgtaatactctatgaggattatgGGCTATAGATTACCGCAATTATCTCTtgatcaactacaataatttactagagcattctctcgaactactctagctgataaTTTATGCAGCTCTGAATTATCTTACCAAAGTTTCATTATTTCTAACCCCACTTTTAAATTCAAGTAGTGAATCTCTTCAactacccaaaagtggtgttgttcaacaacaatctaatctagtattctttctcaagcaacacaaggcgattagacacgattaatcaagggcccattcaattaatcaccatacaaaatatagttgaacaatcatataataaaccTGGCTCGATTATAACAAAACTGAGTCAAAACTTCATCTAACAATTAGTTCCATCAAGCCtagactaaataattagctacACATAATTGTTTTCATAATCACAACAGCAAAATTCATAATCAATGATCAACACAATAGGAAGAAAGATAGAACTCGATGCCGAATTTTCCTCCTTGCCTTTTCTTGCCTTCAACAAAACTATAAAAACCTTGATACCCTCTCTTTGGGCGACTTGGGCTTCTTATATGTTAAGGAGAGTTGCCCCGAACTTACAAAATTACCCCTGGAAATAAGATTCAGCGAATTGATGAATGCGGCCGCACTTGGGCCGCACATATTGCGTTCTATTCTGCCTGGACTAGCGTGGCTAGAGCGCGCCCGCGCTTAGCCTGCGCTCATGAGGTTCAGCTATTTTCtacttttctccttcttctttcacACGCATTCACCTCCGAGTGGCTTTCCTTGCTCCAAATTAGCTCCAAAAGCTTTTCAGTGTCCTCATAATCAACACTTTCTTCTGCAAAGCACAAAAACctcaattagagcattttgttatcatttagcaCTTAAAACATCAATAAAGTATGGTTAACTTCGAGCATAAATAGCATCTACATCGTATAATATAGGctactatcaacaccccacacttaaaccgtTGCTAGTCCTCTAGCAACACAACCACACTTTATAGGCCTAATCATCACCGGGTCACTTCCCTACTCCTTATACCAAGAATAATTCACATATATAGACTACCATAGCGTAACATCCTAACCTCAAGAGTGGACTCTCTCTCTAGCCATGTAATGTCCTCAACCGGCTTTCATACTCTTAGTCAGAGGTCCAGACTTACCTTCCTTTCATGAATCATATGCCTACTCACTACAAAAGAGACTTGCATCATGGTCATTGTAATTCACACACTGAGGAATTCAAATACGTAAGATTCCATTCACCCTCAGAAAGAAATTCTTATGCCACAAACAacgcaccataggcttgcccgtagtgtaatactcgACTAATCGAGCTAATTTGATCTagaatcaagtaggactttatttggttctAATGTTGGCTGCGGGACATGTAGGATACATATGGGtatagtgactacacctccctaagcacttcaATACATCTTTCACTTTTAAGCTCATACCTTTGTCAAACCTTCATTCCACCTTTACATCATTGAGTTAAACCccctacttctttaagcacacttacatcaagagtcaccacttatcatggaatatatatatatatatatatattcaattcaagtggctcttattTTCTTTGCAacacagtgcacctttctccttattttattAGCTCCGATCAAAAGcccaaccaaccaccccacactttaacttttccaTATTCATTACAATTCAAGTGCTTCTAAGAGGTCGTAGGGTTCAAAAAGATAGACAATTCACAacttgggtaaggcttgtaatgtggttaccaaagaaacatgattacaggctcaaaggggttaactaggaTATACACAATCAGGTGGGTGAAAACATATATAGATAGGTTCAACAAGGAAACGCCTGTATCACTTTCCAGACCAATTAAGACTACCATTTCGCTTCGTACACACACATGGCAAGTTCTTGGCATTGAGTGTTAGCATAGAATACACAAAGCCTCACTCACACATGACACATGACTCAATTCAGTTAGGACCATCAGACACTCTGCTCAAGGTGCTTAAGCCAACTCAAGAACGCACATTTTAAGGCTTTATTGCTAGAGTCAACTAATGAGCCTAAGTGTCACATTAAAACAATCTCTATTCTTCTTCGCCCAAAAATTcctaaactaaaaaaaaaagaaaactaactacacctggttcaaatggaaacccttggaaaagaaccgtggtttaaagaaaaaccaagagggaGTTGATACACTACCTAACAGGAGAaaatctttttttattattatttttttttgttcgacttaagtccctcaagagacccgtcgaGAGGTGTCCGTCTTCGGGCCAAGTCAAAGTTAATTAAcaacaaccaaaaataccaaacaaGTCTATACAATTGTAAAACAACAACAATCATCCCCTGCCCCACACTTAAAGATTTGGCATGTCCCTATGTCAAAGAAATTAGAGCAGAGTAAGGTAAGGGGACTTCCCTGGTGTTTAGTCCTGATCGGAGACGGTGCCAAGATCGAGGTGACACGCTCTTCCTAGCACCCAAAGCCAGCCCATGATCTTTTTCTCTGACATAGCATTttgagtagccaaagcatcaactCGCGACCCCAAGTCTATGACAGTGGTACGCATCCCTGCCATCTCCTGCTCTAAGGCTGCTAACTGGGTAACCCGACCAACCCCAGATGGTCATGCAGCTTCCGCAAACGTCGCATGAGTGGGAAAATAGGCTTTCGCTTCCTCCTGCTCATCCTCTCCCTCCTCAGGTGCATCTGAGTCATCACTATCATCACCACTAGGTGCCACCGGCTCCTTCCCAATAGTTACCTTATCCGCTCAAAATTTTGCCTCTCTCGGCACTTTTCCATCAACACTCAAGTTTTCTGGCACCCGAGCTGTCCAGCAAAGCCTAGTGACTAGGGAAGGGAAAAAGAACCCATACCTCTTCACCGGACAATGAGTAAACATCTCCTCGTGAATAAGCTTGGCCACGTAAAAATTGTGACCATTCATAAAACACCAAATCAATGCAGCTCGTGGGGCATTCACTTCCATGGTGTTGGAGGACGAGAGCAGTCGGTTGTTGATGACATACAACCAGCATTTCCCTTTAAAGATGAGTGCCGCTGAATGGAACTTGCGCCGATATTTCATCCACACAATTTCTTTGCCAGGTATACATATGGTTTCAAAGAATACCTGCCACTGGGTATATTTTCTACCATAGGCTGCATAGTAGTCTTCCATCTCTACCACAGGTGCAGACAACTGGTATATTCTCCGAATAGCGTCAATAGAGGCATCCACAGCCTTCTTGCGCACTGTGACTACACCATTCACATGTTCTTTGACGTTTGCATAGAATTCCCGTACAACCATCAAATTCCCATCATTTGGTTCTTCAAAGAAAATTTCTAGCCCACGCCTAACCAGCTCATTGTACAAGTTGGGGCAGCCATATTGGAGCGATCCTATATCCATGCCCCTCTCTGGTATTGGTTTCTTGGGTGCCTTATCAGCAAAACGGTCCCGAGCTGCAGCGGAAATGAACCTGTTACTATCATAAGGACGAGCAGGAGCTGAAGCGCGCGCTATGGAGGGTCCATCTTGGCTACTGGATGAAGCACCGGTGGTTCGGTATTTCCTGAAAGGTTCCATAGTACCTGAAATCAAGAACATCATCAGCGAAACACAAGAGATGTGAACCAAaggcggttactcagacttcatcTGCCCAATTGCTCACAATTAACATTAACAACTCACTGAGGCATTTTAACAAACACTTTGTATGCACCATTCACCTGAGTCCCTAATCAACAAatttataagccaaaaaccaCTACAATTGCCCCAATGTCACCCACATATGGTAAGAGATACTTTTACAACAACCTCAACAAACCCACTAGCATACAAGAGcacactacaaaaataaaaataaaaatctactaaagaaaagaaagagaagctaCTACATCACCAAGAACACAAATATTCCCAAAAACAAAACCTTACCTGATGGGATTGCGGTTAGTAGATGTGAGGTGATAGTTAGAGGAGAAATTATGGTGCCTTGGGTGTGTTGGGATCATGAATTTGGGAGTATTAGGGTTGGGGTTCTTGGGGGAGAAGAGGGGAGGTGAGTGTTTTGATTTGTGAGTGAGGGTTTAGGTTTGGGCGTGAATAGAATAGAAGAGGGAGAGAGAGATCAGGTTTTGGGGGGGAATAAGTTAGTATATTACAATTAAGActtaacaattaataaaaaaaagtaaaataaaaaaaattctcttaAACTCAAGTGGTAGGCGGAACGGTACTAGCGCGGTCCGAGCGCAGCCACGCTAATGAAACAGAATACTTTGCCATATGCACGGTCTATAGTGCGGCCGTGCTCCTGGGCGAAAATCTGAGGCAGAATACATTGCAATATGCGCGATCTGAGCGCGTTTCATGCGCGTCCGCGCTACTGGGCCTcgagatttttcaattttttttacctATTCCTTCAACGTCTGATGGACTTATCACTCGCCCAAGCTCACCTGCACTGGTTAGTACTTGCTAAAATCAAAAATAACAAATTCTAACTATACTAAAGTCATTAcgcattgggttgcctcccaaccagcgccttaGTTAATGTTGTGGCATGAcaaatacaacaaatcaatgggttgcctcccatgaagcgcttgatttaatgtcgcggcacgacacaGGCTCATGTTATCACTCCTCATTTGTATATTGGGGCTCCTCCAATGTTATCACCATGCTGTCCCCTTTTTCTTCAGTcattccaaggtaatgtttcaacttctgccCATTCACTGTAAATGTGTCCGTCCCATCTTCAGATTCGATCTCCACAGCTCTACTTGGGAACATTTGCACCACTCTGAATGGTCCTGACCATCGGTACTTCAACTTACCCTGGAACAACCTCAATCTTGAGTTATATAGCAGCACTAATTCTCCGGGTTTGAAGTTCTGATTCAAGATGTGCTTGTCATGCATTAGTTTTATCCTTTCTTTATATAGTTTAGCACTCTCGAATGCCTGGAACTGGAATTCCTCAAGCTCATGCAACCAATTAACTTTGTTGGTGCCCGCTGTCTCTATGTTTAAGTTCAGCTGCCGCAATGCCCACAGTGGTTTGTGTTCGAGCTCAACCAGAAGGTGGCATGCCTTTCCAaataccaacttgtatggtgacataccaattggagttttgaaagctgtgcggtatgcccacaatgtatcatccaacttctttgccCAATTAGTTCTTGTTGCATTCACTGTTTTTGAGAGGAAACTTTTGATTTCCCTATTGGATACTTCCACCCCGCCCGCTTGTTTGTGGGTGGTATAGTGAGGCTACCTTGTGGTGGACTCCATACTTCTCCAATAGGCGTGCAAACACTCTATTGCAAAAATAAGAGCCACCATCACTGATTATGCTCGGGGGTGCCAAAATGTGTGAAGATGTTTTTCTTTAGAAAACTGGTCACCCCTTTTGCATTATTGGTTGGGAGAGCAACTTCTTCGACCCACTCGGAGACATAGTCAACGGCAACCAGTATATACTTGTTAGCGTATAAGCTGACAAAAGGCCCCATGAAGACGATCCCCCACAtgtcaaacacttccacctcttggaTTGTGGTCATTGGCATCTCATGACGACGAGATAGGTTGCCCatcctttgacattcatcacagcTTTTGACCCAAGCATGGTAATCCTTGAACAATGTAGGCCAATACAGGCCTGATTCCAGCACCTTTGCTGCTGTCTGAATTCCTCTAAAGTATCCACCATATGGCAAAGCATGGCAAGCCTGCAAAATAGAGGGTTGATCTTGCTCGGGGATACGGATCATGTTATCAACACATATTTTGAACAatagaggttcatcccaataatcgCCCGACAATCagtaaaaaaatttcttttaaattGAGGAGAGATCATGAGGTATAATACCACAAGCTAAGTAATTAGAAATATCAGTATACCATGGTTCCTCTTCCATTGTCACAGCAAGTAATTGCTCATCCGGGAATGGTTCAATGATATCTTCAACCTCCGTTCTCTTTTCTGCCCCTTCTAACCTCGAGAGGTGGTCTGCTACTTGGTTGTCTATCCCCTTTAGGTCATGAATGTCCGGGTCAAATTCCTGTAGCAACAGAACCCAGCGAATCAAGCGGGGCTTTGACTCCTTCTTTGCTATCAAGTACCTAATGGCTGCATAGTCAGTATAAACGATAACTTTCGAGCCAATCAGGTATGACCTGAATTTGTCGAAGGCAAACACTACAATGAGCATTTCCTTTTCAGTGACCGTGCAGTTCAGTTGTGCACCACTAGCGTCCGACTTGCATAGTAAATTGGGTGCATAATTTTCTCCTTGCGCTACCCCAAAACCACTCCTATAGCGTAATCATTGGCGTCGCACATCAGCAgctcgaatggttgctcccagttgggtgcaacaatgatgggtgtagTCATCAAGCTCTTCTTCAGCTCCTCAAATGCTAACCTGCAATCATCAGAATACATAAAGTGTTGGTCTTTTTCAAGTAGCCTACATAAGGGGTTAGCACtttttgaaaaatccttgatgaaccgcATGTAGAATccggcgtgcccaaggaaacttctcacTGCTTTCACTGAAGTGTCTACTGGGAGCTTCTCAATCACATCAACTTTTGCATGGTCTACTTCAATCCCCTTTTTGGACACTCTATGCCCCAACATTATGCCTTcatgtaccataaaatggcacttctcccagttcagcaccaaatttgtctccacacatcGTTTGAGTACTCTTTTAAGGTTGTGAAGACAATCTTCGAATGAATTCCCCACcacggagaaatcatccataaacacctccattatgtattcgaccatgtcggtgaaaatggcTAACATACACAGCTGGAATGTGGCCGGTGCATTGCAAAGTCCAAAGGGCATCCTCCTAAAGGCAAAGATGCCATACGGATATATGAAGGacgttttctctctatcttcCAGGCTATTGAGATCTAATTGTACCCCGAGTATCCGTCCAAGAAACAAAAATAGGATCGCCCAGCTAACTTGTCCAACATCTGGTCAATGAAGGGCAAGGGGAAATGGTCCTTTAGGGTGGATGCGTTTAATTTCCTATAATCCATGCAAATCCGCCACCCTGTGACTGTACGAGTTGAGATCAAATCGTTCTTCTCATTTTGTACAATTGTCATTCTACCCTTTTTCGATACACACTAGACGGGGCTTATATAATTGCTGTCAGAGATGGAAAAGATGATGTCCGCATCCAGCCACTTGattacctcctttttcactacctcTTTCATATTCGGGTTCAACCTTCATTGATGTttcctggaaggtttgtgcccttcttccaGACGAATCTTGTGCATGCAGAAGGCCATgctgataccctttatgtctACCATGGTACAACCAATGGCAGTTTTGCATTCCTGCAACACCTGCAGTAATTGTTCTACCGGCACAGCTAGCAAACCAGATGATATAATAACAGGCAAAGTAGAATTGTGACCCAAGAAAGCATATCTGAGGTGGGATGGAAGCGGTTTCAGCTCCAGTTGGGGTGGTTCCTCTATTGATGGTTTTGCAGGTGGTGTAGCTCTCTCTTCCAAATCAAGGGGCTCGAACTGAGGTTCCCTCTTCCAGAATCCTTGGCCTTCGAGTGCCATGAACCACTTTGCCAACCCTTCACCATCCATTTCCTCTAAATTTGTCAAGCAAGCTCCCAATGTATCTTTAGCATTTAGGTTTTCATCATCTTCATATAGGATCACATCCACAACTTCCACTAGTGAGAAATTTGCATATTCACTTGGTCTCCTCATGGATTATTGAATGTTGAATATTACTTCTTCATCGTTCAACCTCATTTTTAATTCCCTAGTTTCACAATCAATCAATGCTCTCCCAGTGGCTAAGAATGGCCTCCTCAGGATGATGGGTATCTCCTCATCTTCCTGGCAATCCAGAATAACAAAGTCTGCAGGGAATACAAACTTTCCCACTTGTACCAGCACATCATCAAGAATCCCCGTCGGTCTTTTAACCGTGCGGTCAACCAGTTGCAATAGTATCGAAGTTGGTCTAGCTCTGCTAATGCCTAGTTTTGTATATATTACCAAAGGCATCAAGTTTATGCTGGCTCCTAAGTCACACAATGCTTTTGCAAAAGCATAACTCCCAATAGTACATGGAATAGTGAAGTTACCTAGATCAGACATCTTTTGAGCTATGGGTCTTGTCATTATCGCGCTGCATGTCTGTGTCAGAGTTACTATAGACAGGTCCTGAAAGTCAAATTTCCGTGACATCAGGTCCTTTATCATCTTTGCATAGCCTGGCATTTCCCTCAAAGCATCCATCAGAGGGATATTCAATTAAATCTGATGAAGTATCTCCATGAATTTCCTGTATTGAtcttatttcttttgttttgccaGTCTCTGAGGGAATAGTGTAGGCATCACTCTTTGTCCACTGCTTGCTGGCTGTTCTTTGTTGGAATTTTGTGGCACAAGAGGTATCATTGTTCTGCAACTTGTTCACTTTCTTTAGCCTTACCCTTATCAACCTGAGCTTGTTCAACCACCACTTCAGTAAGTTTTGCTGGTTCATCTATCTCTAATGGAACTGGAGTGGCTGGTGTAGTTTCACTTCTGGATTGAGCAACTTCTTGCTCCttgtctaaatctctcccattctGAAGACTTACTGCCATCAATTGATTCGGGTTTTGCTCCTTGGGGTTAATGTTCGTGTCGACTGGCAATGTTCCTTGGGAGCAGTTATTTAAGGCCATGGACAACTGACCCAATTGAGTTTCAATACCCTTAATTGTTGAGTCATGCGCTATCAACTTTTCCTGCATCTTACCATTTGTTCCAATGAGTTGTTTCAGCATACCCCTGATTTCTACCATGTTTTTGTCATGTTGATGATGAGGTGGCTGATATGTCAactgttgttggtgttgttgtTGATAGTCCTGTTGCCTCTAATATGGCACCATTTGGCCTTGGGGTCGCATACCTCTAGGTTGTGGCATGTTTGATCTGTACTGCTGGTTGGGTGCTGGCCCCCATTGTTGTCCTCCTTGTCTTTGACCCTCCAAATTGTTGACATAATTCATATCCTCTCTTAACCCTTGGTTGTCACCTTCTCCACTCCATGAACACACATAACACTGATTAATGCAAGGTGTACACAGTCCTTCATTTGTTGTGTCAACGATATGCAATTGTGttgtacccatctcatcaatatTCTTTGTCAGTATACTCATCTGAGTCATGAGTGTGGCTATGTTCTTTACATGtgaattatttgggtcaagaggaaCTGAATGCACTATTGGTGTCAGGGTCGTACCTCTCGTCACCCACCCCGAATTCTGGGCCATCTTGTCAAGAAGAATTTTACACTTTGCAAATGTCTTGCTCAGGAATGCACCCCCAGCTGAAGCATCTACATTGGCTTTTAAATTGTCTGCTAACCCCATGTAGAATCTCTGGCCGAGCATCTggtctggaataccatggtgggGACACTTCACTAGCATCCCTTTGAATTTTTCCAAGTTTCCTGCAAGGTCTTAGTGGGCGTCTGCTTGTACTAAATATCTCATCAATTTGTCTTGTAGTCTTGTTGTGCGGGTAAAACTTGTTCAGGAACTGCTAgactaattcctcccaagtggCAATGGAATTTATTGGGAGCGAATTCAGCCAAGTCTGAGCTTCCCCAGTCACAGAAAATGGGAACAGTAATAGCTTGATGGCTTCTAGGGTCACATTTGGCTAACTTTGGGTCACAcaaatcaacaaaaaaaaattcaggTGTTGTTGAGGGTTTTCAATGTGTGACCCGGAGAACAATCTCTTATTCTACAGAAGATGCAGcatgttgttggtgatctggaatgtctcCACTTGTATTTGCGGCACAGCAATGGCGGTGGCTAGGTTGTCAGCTATTGGTTGTGCCCAATCATAAAGTGCAGCTtttggcacaagaggtgccaccactCTGATGTTTGGGTCATCTTGATCATTCTTGATGTTCCCGTTGACATTATCTATGTCACCCATTTCAATTTCAATTTGTTCGTTTTGTTTTACCTGTTTGCTTTTCTTGTTAGCCCAGTTCAATGTCCGAATGTTTTATCGGGATCTAAGAGTCCTTCAAAGAGTTCACCAGTTCTCGAAGAgattctaggcatgcacctgagTTACAAAAGAGCTCAACCGTGAGAATTTCAATAAGAATATTTTACACCACGGAAATTTTATCAAAACTAATAATCCTAGCAGTTCTTCAAAGTTGCAATAAATAACACTGTTAGTTCccccagcaacggcgccaaaatttgttcacgcccaactatgcctgaTAAAAGACAAAGcaatcgttgcaaatataatctggtttacaagtacggagtcgaatcctcagggaactaacctatctattacaactcttagtGATGCTAGTACAAGCTCAAATAATTTTCGGATAcaagatttttatcaataaatattGGGGTTTGTTTAACTAAACTAAAATGATATTAAAACTAACAATATTCCAAattaaagataattcaatggtaaaaagatCTAGGGTATTGATTTTCCCAATTGCTAGATTAATTCTTAACTCTTTTGTTATAATCTCGCCGTAACACTATATGAGGATTATGAGCTATGGGTTACcgcaattatctctcgatcaactacgataatttactagagcattctctcgaacttcTCTAGCTGATAATTTATGCAGATctgaattatcccaccaaagtttcgtTATTTCTAACCCCACTTTTaaattcaagtaatgaatctcttcattTACctaaaagtggtgttgttcaacagcaATCTAACCTtgtattctttctcaagcaacacaaggcGATTAGACATGATTAATtaagggcccattcaattaatcaccatacaaaacataattgaacaatcatataataaactTGGATCAATTATAACAAaattgagtcaaaacttcatctAACAATTGGTTCAATCAAGCCtagactaaataattagctacGCATAATTGTTTTCAAATCACAACAGCAAAATTCATAATCAATGATCAACACAATAGGAAGAAAGATAGAACTCGATGCCGAAttttcctccttgcctcttgcctcttcttgccttcaacaaaattataaaaaccttgataCCCTCTCTTTGGGTGACTTGGGCTTCTTATATGTTAAGGAGAGTTACCCCCGAACTTACGAAATTACCCCTGTAAATAATGTTCAGCAAATTGACGAGCGCGGCTGCGCTTGGGCCGCACGTATCGCGTTCTATTCTACCTGGACTAGCGCAGCTGGAGTGCACCCGCGCTTAGCCCGTGCTCATGAGGTTCAGATATTTTCTAcgtttctccttcttctttcacACGCATTCACCTCGGAGTGGCTTTCCTTGCTCCAAATTAGCTCCAAAAGCTATTCAATATCCTCATAATCAACACTTCCTCCTGCAAAGCACAAAAAActcaattagagcattttgttatcatttagcaCTAAAAACAGCAATAAAGTAAACTTCGAGCATAAATAGCATCTACAT
This genomic stretch from Nicotiana sylvestris chromosome 9, ASM39365v2, whole genome shotgun sequence harbors:
- the LOC104224380 gene encoding uncharacterized protein; translation: MDALREMPGYAKMIKDLMSRKFDFQDLSIVTLTQTCSAIMTRPIAQKMSDLGNFTIPCTIGSYAFAKALCDLGASINLMPLVIYTKLGISRARPTSILLQLVDRTVKRPTGILDDVLVQVGKFVFPADFVILDCQEDEEIPIILRRPFLATGRALIDCETRELKMRLNDEEVIFNIQ